Proteins encoded by one window of Synechococcus sp. WH 7805:
- the ftsH gene encoding ATP-dependent zinc metalloprotease FtsH produces MSPEQKSQSQPGPDAQRSIGTDQPSNPFSRFRSEPPPSYSALLKQISSGKVKELQLVPARREVIVTYPDGRSATVAILANDQQILRTAEAAGTPLLVKDVRQEQALAGLVGNLALIVLIVVGLSFLLRRSAQVANKAMGFGRTQARTNPQSDVTVRFEDVAGIAEAKDELQEVVTFLKQPETFIQLGARIPRGVLLVGPPGTGKTLLAKAIAGEAGVPFFSLAASEFVELFVGVGASRVRDLFRKAKEKSPCIVFIDEIDAVGRQRGAGIGGGNDEREQTLNQLLTEMDGFADNSGVILLAATNRADVLDTALMRPGRFDRRIAVGLPDRKGREAILAVHARTRPLAEEVSLADWARRTPGFSGADLANLLNEAAILTARHQSTTLGNKELEMALERITMGLTAAPLQDGAKKRLIAYHEIGHALVAALTPHADPVDKVTLLPRSGGVGGFTRFFPDEEVLDSGLVSRAYLQARLVMALGGRAAEIVVFGASEVTQGASGDLQMVSQLAREMVTRFGFSDLGPVALEGQGQEVFLGRDLIHTRPSYGERTGREIDLRVRSLATEALHQAIHLLESRREEMDVLVDALIEEETLQSDRFHALLGIDPPDRSNSLGQLPAWT; encoded by the coding sequence GTGAGCCCAGAGCAGAAGAGTCAGTCGCAGCCGGGTCCTGATGCCCAGAGGTCGATCGGAACGGATCAACCGAGCAATCCATTTTCTCGCTTCCGTTCAGAACCACCTCCGAGTTACAGCGCATTGCTGAAGCAGATCTCCTCCGGGAAGGTCAAAGAGCTGCAGTTGGTACCGGCCCGTCGTGAGGTGATCGTCACCTACCCCGACGGACGCAGCGCGACGGTGGCAATCCTGGCCAATGATCAACAAATTCTGCGAACCGCAGAGGCTGCTGGGACTCCCCTCCTCGTCAAGGATGTCCGGCAGGAACAGGCCCTGGCCGGGCTGGTCGGCAATCTGGCCCTGATCGTGCTGATCGTTGTTGGACTGTCGTTCCTGCTGAGACGATCGGCCCAGGTGGCCAACAAGGCGATGGGCTTTGGTCGCACCCAGGCGCGTACCAATCCACAGAGCGATGTGACTGTGCGCTTTGAAGATGTGGCCGGGATCGCAGAAGCCAAAGACGAGCTTCAGGAGGTTGTGACCTTCCTCAAGCAACCGGAGACGTTTATTCAGTTGGGAGCGCGTATTCCCCGCGGAGTCCTGCTGGTCGGCCCTCCTGGCACCGGCAAGACCCTGCTGGCGAAAGCCATTGCCGGGGAAGCTGGTGTTCCATTTTTCTCACTTGCCGCCTCCGAATTCGTTGAGTTGTTCGTGGGTGTGGGTGCCAGCCGCGTTCGCGATCTGTTCCGCAAAGCCAAGGAGAAGTCTCCTTGCATCGTGTTCATCGACGAGATCGATGCTGTCGGCCGTCAGAGAGGTGCAGGGATTGGTGGAGGGAACGATGAGCGGGAGCAGACGCTGAATCAGCTGCTTACTGAAATGGATGGGTTCGCTGATAACTCCGGCGTCATTCTTCTGGCGGCCACCAACCGTGCCGACGTCCTTGATACAGCCTTGATGCGTCCCGGGCGATTCGACCGCAGGATTGCCGTTGGACTGCCGGATCGCAAAGGGCGCGAGGCGATTCTTGCTGTTCATGCTCGTACCAGGCCTTTGGCTGAAGAGGTGTCCTTGGCGGACTGGGCCCGACGCACGCCTGGTTTCTCCGGTGCTGACCTGGCCAATCTGCTGAATGAAGCGGCCATCCTCACGGCCCGCCATCAGTCGACAACCCTCGGCAACAAGGAGCTGGAAATGGCTCTTGAGCGGATCACCATGGGGCTAACAGCTGCCCCACTCCAGGATGGTGCCAAGAAGCGATTGATTGCTTACCACGAAATCGGTCATGCGCTGGTTGCAGCATTGACGCCCCATGCCGATCCCGTCGACAAAGTCACGCTTCTGCCTCGTAGTGGTGGTGTGGGCGGATTTACGCGCTTTTTCCCTGATGAGGAAGTGCTTGATTCCGGGTTGGTCAGCCGTGCCTACCTCCAGGCCCGTTTGGTGATGGCTCTTGGAGGCCGTGCAGCAGAGATTGTTGTGTTTGGAGCGTCCGAGGTCACCCAAGGTGCCAGCGGTGATCTTCAGATGGTGTCGCAACTTGCACGGGAGATGGTGACCCGGTTCGGATTTTCAGATCTGGGTCCTGTCGCCCTCGAGGGACAGGGCCAGGAGGTGTTCTTGGGCCGAGATCTGATTCATACCCGGCCGTCTTACGGCGAACGAACCGGTCGCGAGATTGACCTCCGCGTTCGCTCCCTGGCAACCGAAGCTCTGCATCAAGCCATCCATCTGCTCGAGTCCAGGCGAGAAGAGATGGATGTCCTGGTTGACGCTCTGATTGAGGAGGAAACGCTTCAATCGGATCGCTTTCATGCCCTGTTAGGGATTGATCCACCAGATCGGAGTAATAGCCTGGGGCAACTGCCGGCCTGGACTTGA
- the cobU gene encoding bifunctional adenosylcobinamide kinase/adenosylcobinamide-phosphate guanylyltransferase: MVAANHPEGLVLVTGPSRGGKSQWAEHLVSFCSEVTYVATSPSFPEDESWQERLRLHRERRPPTWTLLECDGQLTSALEEAPENHALLIDALGSFTAAYLQNDAEQWNAVQNDLLITLKQRRQPVVIVIEETGWGVVPPTAIGGLFRDRQGQLAQRLARQANRSWLVVQGRALDLHALGQTIPL; encoded by the coding sequence ATGGTGGCGGCTAATCATCCTGAAGGTCTGGTTCTTGTTACTGGCCCGAGCCGTGGAGGCAAGAGCCAATGGGCCGAACATTTGGTGTCTTTTTGTTCTGAGGTGACCTACGTCGCCACATCCCCTTCCTTCCCTGAGGATGAATCCTGGCAGGAACGACTGCGCCTCCATCGTGAGCGTCGACCTCCCACCTGGACTCTTCTGGAGTGCGACGGGCAGCTCACCAGTGCACTCGAGGAAGCCCCCGAAAACCATGCGTTGCTGATTGATGCTCTCGGTAGTTTCACGGCCGCTTATCTCCAGAACGATGCGGAGCAATGGAACGCCGTGCAAAACGATCTGCTGATCACCCTGAAACAGCGCCGTCAGCCTGTCGTGATCGTGATTGAAGAAACAGGCTGGGGAGTGGTGCCCCCTACAGCGATTGGCGGACTCTTCCGCGACCGCCAGGGACAATTGGCCCAGCGATTGGCCAGGCAGGCCAACCGAAGCTGGCTCGTCGTTCAGGGCAGAGCTCTCGATCTTCACGCCTTAGGCCAAACAATCCCGCTGTGA
- a CDS encoding M23 family metallopeptidase produces the protein MKPLLLAVTAVASSGALFAMSHASGYADSDHISSKQLLSALSTEPSQIWVRLIKRSNLETLSRDLDQSLNQLKTLNEMDANTPLEAGTWVVLPSDSTESISASKALDGTEIRESPPLQTPPVPMEIAVKTPPAPMEIPVKTPPAPMEIAVKTPPAPMEVVEIQSNQSLMSVVREHGITLAQLKAFNPGVKLSKLVVGSKVRVAKASNVLAVRPLRSGGASWPDLPALPGLGQFDASQTYIWPTKGVFTSGYGWRWGRMHKGIDIANNVGTPILAAKDGVIAYSGWSSGYGYLVEMSHGDGSSTRYAHSSRLLVKKGQLVPQGARIALMGSTGRSTGPHLHFEIRKPGGAAMDPLAMLPSRRG, from the coding sequence ATGAAGCCTTTGCTCCTCGCCGTGACCGCTGTTGCTTCCAGCGGTGCTTTATTCGCGATGTCACACGCCTCCGGTTACGCAGATTCCGATCACATCAGCTCGAAACAACTGCTTTCGGCTCTTTCAACGGAGCCATCGCAGATCTGGGTTCGCCTCATCAAGCGCAGCAATCTTGAAACACTGTCGCGTGACCTTGATCAATCCCTAAATCAGCTCAAAACGCTGAATGAGATGGATGCCAATACTCCACTTGAAGCTGGAACCTGGGTGGTCCTCCCTTCAGATAGTACAGAAAGCATCAGTGCATCCAAGGCTCTTGACGGAACTGAAATCAGAGAATCACCACCTTTGCAGACTCCTCCTGTACCAATGGAGATCGCTGTGAAGACTCCACCTGCACCAATGGAGATCCCTGTGAAGACTCCACCTGCACCAATGGAGATCGCTGTGAAGACTCCACCTGCACCAATGGAGGTCGTTGAAATCCAGTCCAATCAATCGTTGATGTCCGTGGTGCGGGAGCACGGCATCACTCTGGCGCAGCTGAAGGCTTTTAACCCTGGGGTCAAACTCTCCAAACTCGTCGTGGGAAGCAAGGTGCGTGTTGCCAAAGCCAGCAATGTGTTGGCTGTGCGGCCCTTGCGTTCCGGTGGAGCGAGCTGGCCAGACCTTCCTGCACTTCCCGGACTTGGTCAGTTCGATGCGTCCCAGACGTATATCTGGCCGACGAAAGGTGTGTTCACCTCTGGATACGGATGGCGCTGGGGAAGGATGCACAAAGGCATTGATATTGCCAACAATGTCGGCACTCCAATTCTGGCTGCCAAGGATGGTGTGATTGCTTATTCCGGCTGGAGCAGTGGCTATGGCTATCTGGTTGAAATGTCCCATGGAGATGGTTCTTCAACGCGTTATGCCCATAGCAGTCGACTCTTAGTGAAGAAAGGACAATTGGTTCCTCAAGGTGCTCGCATTGCGCTGATGGGTAGCACTGGGCGAAGTACCGGTCCTCATCTCCATTTTGAAATTCGCAAGCCTGGTGGAGCCGCGATGGATCCATTGGCCATGCTCCCTTCCCGTAGAGGTTAG
- the rpmF gene encoding 50S ribosomal protein L32: protein MAVPKKKTSKSKRNQRHAVWKAKAATAAQRALSIGKSVLSGRAQGFVYPVAETDDSES, encoded by the coding sequence ATGGCCGTCCCGAAGAAGAAAACCTCGAAGAGCAAGCGCAACCAACGGCATGCCGTCTGGAAAGCCAAGGCTGCAACTGCAGCGCAAAGGGCTCTTTCCATCGGCAAATCCGTTCTGAGCGGTCGTGCTCAAGGTTTCGTCTATCCCGTGGCGGAAACCGACGACTCCGAAAGCTGA
- a CDS encoding DUF565 domain-containing protein, translated as MTLQDTRYDRFQRRVGTHLSQALVGSWRRRSVGLLSLLFGFIVGSNVTMYWFQKSGQQRPFAVLMVVLVLEMQVRLRSRVRIDQWPLSWLALDNLRIGTVYAVVFEAFKLGS; from the coding sequence ATGACGCTGCAAGACACGCGATACGACCGGTTTCAGCGTCGGGTGGGAACCCATCTGTCCCAGGCGCTGGTTGGTTCTTGGCGTCGCAGGAGTGTGGGACTTCTGTCTTTGCTGTTCGGTTTCATCGTGGGCAGCAACGTCACCATGTACTGGTTTCAGAAATCGGGTCAGCAACGGCCCTTTGCCGTTCTGATGGTGGTTCTGGTTCTGGAAATGCAAGTGAGGCTGAGGAGCCGGGTCCGAATCGACCAATGGCCTCTGAGTTGGCTGGCTCTCGACAATCTGAGGATTGGAACCGTTTACGCCGTTGTGTTTGAGGCTTTCAAGCTTGGATCTTGA
- a CDS encoding tRNA (cytidine(34)-2'-O)-methyltransferase, which translates to MTHLKPSPLSVALFEPRIPPNTGNIARTCAAFDLPLSLIEPLGFSIDDRQLKRAGLDYWPHVNLSVHTDFKAFKTSLAKPSRVIGCSRRDGVALQDFSFEQGDVLLFGREDTGLPEPVRDQCDDILTIPMPCSAGVDGQGGVRSLNLSVACAIACFQAGLKLQLW; encoded by the coding sequence GTGACCCATCTCAAGCCCTCCCCGCTCAGCGTTGCTTTATTCGAACCACGCATTCCTCCGAACACGGGGAATATCGCGCGCACCTGTGCCGCATTTGATCTGCCACTGTCTTTGATCGAGCCCCTGGGCTTCTCGATCGACGACAGACAGCTCAAGCGAGCCGGACTGGACTACTGGCCCCATGTCAATCTCTCTGTTCACACCGATTTCAAAGCGTTCAAAACCAGTCTTGCCAAGCCTTCCCGTGTGATCGGCTGCAGCCGCAGGGACGGCGTTGCACTGCAGGATTTCTCCTTTGAACAAGGAGACGTTCTGCTGTTCGGACGAGAGGACACAGGGCTGCCTGAGCCAGTACGAGACCAATGCGACGACATTTTGACGATTCCGATGCCATGCAGCGCTGGGGTTGATGGACAAGGAGGCGTGCGCAGCCTGAATCTGTCTGTCGCTTGCGCGATCGCCTGCTTTCAGGCAGGCCTGAAACTGCAGCTGTGGTAG
- the recJ gene encoding single-stranded-DNA-specific exonuclease RecJ — protein sequence MVEVGRKQQWRLPRPIDGIPLDRAALPQPLRAVLYRRGLLTTEDVEALLSDQDPPAPHDHFPQLAPALARLRTACESGEALAVCGDYDADGMTSTALLLRAFRCLGARPKAAIPSRMDDGYGLNPGMVEQLHAEGIRLLITVDNGVAAKEALERAEDLEVDVILTDHHTLPDQQPKAMALIHPATTPEKSPYRSLAGVGLAYIVARTLALEMNRPEAIANSRDLFCIGTVADMAPLTGANRSLLKEGLKHLHRSSCPGVQALQQLAGLGDRPLIADDIGFQLAPRINAVGRIGDPVLVVDLLTAEDQNQAYELGRRCDVLNRQRRDLCDAIEAEAIALLESDPSPLPSFVLLAQSHWHHGVIGIVAARLVERYQRPAALLAADGEGLMRASVRAPEGFAVDEALRNCGHLLERFGGHPAAGGFTVQASAVTELHEELNQLATAWIDQRGQGLLVEPEALLTLEEINHDLWAGLQKLEPFGAGHPKPLFWSRGCRVTDQHFLRGGHRRLTLEQNGTERQAIFWRWPATATLAQTIDLAYRVTQNHWRGETRFQLDIQALRAHHPEMEVQRGSGIYRMQRLGENSLKLLNSAGESMICRINDNGVLESDDSRARHPYVAELLQEACIGLGLCP from the coding sequence ATGGTTGAGGTCGGCCGAAAGCAGCAGTGGCGCCTGCCGCGGCCCATCGATGGCATCCCCCTTGATCGCGCTGCTTTACCCCAACCGCTCAGAGCTGTCCTTTATCGGCGCGGCCTTTTAACAACAGAGGACGTGGAGGCTCTCCTGAGCGATCAGGACCCGCCGGCTCCCCACGACCACTTCCCCCAGCTCGCCCCGGCGCTTGCACGCCTTAGGACGGCGTGCGAGTCGGGGGAGGCTCTGGCCGTTTGCGGTGATTACGACGCCGACGGCATGACCAGCACCGCCCTGCTCCTGCGAGCCTTCCGCTGTCTTGGTGCCCGACCCAAGGCGGCGATTCCAAGCCGAATGGATGACGGGTATGGGTTGAACCCAGGGATGGTGGAACAGCTCCATGCAGAGGGGATCAGACTTTTGATCACGGTCGACAACGGAGTGGCCGCGAAAGAAGCACTGGAGCGCGCCGAAGATCTCGAGGTGGATGTGATCCTCACGGACCACCACACCCTTCCGGATCAGCAGCCGAAAGCCATGGCCCTGATCCATCCGGCCACAACTCCTGAAAAATCGCCGTATCGAAGTCTTGCGGGCGTTGGTCTCGCTTACATCGTGGCCCGCACTCTGGCGTTAGAGATGAACAGGCCCGAAGCGATTGCCAACTCCCGGGATCTGTTCTGCATCGGCACCGTGGCCGATATGGCACCCCTGACAGGGGCCAACCGCAGTCTGCTGAAAGAAGGTTTGAAGCACCTTCACCGCAGCAGCTGTCCGGGTGTGCAGGCCCTGCAGCAGCTGGCTGGACTGGGTGATCGCCCCCTTATCGCCGATGACATCGGTTTCCAGCTGGCACCCAGGATCAATGCCGTCGGCCGCATTGGTGATCCGGTTCTGGTGGTCGACCTCCTCACCGCGGAGGATCAGAACCAGGCCTATGAACTGGGACGCCGCTGCGACGTCCTCAACCGTCAACGCAGAGACCTCTGCGATGCGATCGAAGCGGAAGCCATTGCGTTGTTGGAGAGCGACCCATCGCCCCTACCGTCCTTCGTTCTGTTGGCCCAGAGCCATTGGCATCATGGGGTGATTGGGATCGTGGCCGCCCGTTTGGTGGAGCGTTACCAAAGGCCGGCGGCCCTTTTGGCAGCGGATGGAGAAGGATTGATGCGGGCATCCGTCCGTGCCCCTGAGGGTTTCGCGGTGGATGAAGCTCTGCGGAACTGCGGCCATCTGCTCGAACGCTTTGGCGGACATCCCGCCGCGGGAGGCTTCACGGTTCAGGCATCGGCCGTGACGGAGTTACACGAAGAGCTCAACCAACTGGCCACAGCCTGGATCGATCAGAGAGGGCAGGGTTTGCTCGTGGAGCCTGAAGCTCTTCTGACGCTGGAAGAAATCAACCATGACCTCTGGGCAGGTCTGCAGAAGCTGGAACCCTTCGGAGCAGGCCATCCCAAACCGCTGTTCTGGTCGAGGGGATGTCGGGTGACAGATCAACACTTCCTGCGCGGTGGGCATCGACGCCTGACGCTTGAGCAGAACGGAACGGAGCGACAGGCCATCTTCTGGCGCTGGCCAGCCACCGCAACACTTGCCCAGACGATTGATCTGGCCTACCGGGTCACCCAAAACCACTGGAGAGGGGAAACCCGGTTTCAACTTGATATCCAGGCCCTGCGAGCTCACCATCCCGAAATGGAAGTCCAGCGAGGTTCTGGGATTTACAGGATGCAGCGTCTTGGGGAGAACAGCCTGAAACTGCTGAATTCGGCCGGCGAGTCCATGATCTGCAGGATCAACGACAACGGTGTGCTGGAAAGCGACGACAGCCGAGCCCGACACCCCTACGTTGCGGAATTACTACAAGAGGCCTGCATAGGTCTTGGCCTTTGCCCATGA
- a CDS encoding peroxiredoxin has product MTANGCLRVGHQAPDFTATAVVDQEFKEISLSQYRGKYVVLFFYPLDFTFVCPTEITAFSDRYADFSSKNCEILGVSVDSKFSHLAWIQTPRNQGGIGDINYPLVADLNKEIGNAFNILDDEGKALRGLYLIDPDGVIVHATINNLPVGRNVDETLRLLQAFQYVQSNPDEVCPANWTPGSATMLEDPKGSKEYFSAIG; this is encoded by the coding sequence ATGACCGCCAACGGTTGTCTGCGCGTGGGCCATCAGGCCCCCGACTTCACCGCCACAGCAGTGGTTGACCAGGAATTTAAGGAGATCAGCCTGTCACAGTACCGCGGCAAGTACGTGGTGCTGTTCTTCTACCCCCTCGACTTCACCTTCGTGTGCCCCACGGAGATCACGGCATTCAGCGATCGCTACGCCGATTTCTCCAGCAAGAACTGCGAAATCCTCGGCGTCTCCGTCGACAGTAAATTCAGCCATTTGGCCTGGATTCAGACTCCCCGCAATCAGGGTGGTATCGGTGACATCAATTATCCGCTTGTCGCTGACCTCAACAAAGAGATCGGCAATGCCTTCAATATTCTTGACGACGAAGGCAAAGCACTGCGTGGCCTGTATCTGATTGATCCCGACGGTGTGATTGTTCACGCCACCATCAACAATCTGCCCGTGGGCAGAAACGTTGATGAGACCCTCCGTCTTCTGCAAGCATTCCAGTACGTTCAGTCCAACCCTGACGAGGTTTGCCCTGCCAACTGGACTCCTGGCTCCGCCACCATGCTTGAGGATCCCAAAGGTTCCAAAGAGTATTTCTCCGCCATCGGCTGA
- a CDS encoding UPF0182 family protein: MNLSKQALFFRRPASARWLLLLVPLFVLLARLQVEVAWFQQFNLEEVYLKRIGLQGAGGAAALGLAVLTTVWRQKWMAAYEPTPRGELPALRGRTYALCLASTLLVLLSVLVVYTRLAWLALSQPFLLAHWWSVPFQSTWPLFTLSILLILTITFGLTRSHRLGLAHLYGSACFCLITARAWGLWALALTIPDANRFEPLLGADVSFGLGRFSAMALALELLLLHLLLVLSTAIWSRLTRSPCISDWGFPGWTPQERRLLRPLLAALFLVLAALLWLSRHQLLWTQNDVVAGAGWLDVHLVLPLRDGGTVLLLFLSATTCPWPGVSSRRRRGVRGVVVALAMVLLLAELLLAPLLQWMVVRPREFQLEKPFLGHAITATRDAFQLDGMTTRPYNPSKQLEADDLVRGESTLKNIRLWDSQPLLASNRQLQQLRVYYRFARAAVDRYPLRPDRKERQQVMMAARELDQTALPRRSRTWQNRHFVFTHGFGFTLNPVNTSAPDGLPDYFISDLGSSTRIEGNLSLGITQTDVKREVPIGQAALYFGLLPSPYAVAPTRIEEFDYPEGDQNTYNHYSGSAGIPLSTLWQRITAATYLTDPRLLNTGALTAQSKLLLRRDVKQRVKALAPFLTFMGDPYLVSVPLEDPPEGYSKDQHQYWIVDGYTTSRTYPYAATLPDGQPLRYLRNSVKVIVDAFNGKVHFYVSEKEDPIIRGWSKIFPTLFESWDAMPSTLRAHLMVPKDQFELQVQQLLRYHVTDPRIFYSGDDVWQVPLELYGRKQIPVAPYHITAQIKSNERSEFLLLQPLTPLARPNLSAWLAARSDGENYGELILLRFPSDIATFGPEQVQALINQNPEISQQFGLWDRAGSQVVQGNLLVVPVGDSLLYVEPIYLKARQGGLPTLTRVVVSDGRRVAMANDLWQGLQALLKNSAESEG; encoded by the coding sequence TTGAATCTGTCCAAGCAAGCCCTTTTCTTTCGCCGTCCCGCATCTGCACGCTGGCTGCTGCTGCTGGTTCCACTGTTTGTGCTGTTGGCCCGTCTTCAGGTCGAAGTGGCCTGGTTTCAACAGTTCAACCTCGAGGAGGTTTACCTCAAACGGATTGGCCTTCAAGGTGCTGGAGGGGCTGCTGCCCTTGGTCTTGCAGTCCTCACGACTGTTTGGCGGCAGAAGTGGATGGCGGCCTATGAGCCCACGCCCAGGGGTGAACTTCCTGCCCTGAGGGGGAGAACCTATGCCCTTTGTTTGGCCAGCACGCTTCTGGTGCTGCTGAGTGTGCTGGTGGTGTACACCCGCCTTGCGTGGCTGGCCTTATCCCAGCCCTTCCTCCTTGCGCACTGGTGGAGTGTTCCCTTCCAGAGCACCTGGCCGCTGTTCACGCTCTCCATTCTGCTGATCCTGACGATCACGTTCGGATTGACGAGAAGCCATCGATTGGGTTTGGCCCATCTCTATGGAAGTGCCTGCTTCTGTCTGATTACGGCTCGAGCCTGGGGACTTTGGGCCTTGGCGCTGACGATTCCTGACGCCAACCGCTTTGAACCACTACTTGGAGCTGACGTCAGCTTTGGGCTTGGTCGTTTTTCGGCCATGGCTCTGGCCTTGGAATTGCTTCTGCTTCATCTGCTCCTGGTCCTTAGCACCGCGATCTGGAGCCGACTGACTCGGAGTCCCTGTATCAGTGACTGGGGCTTTCCTGGTTGGACACCGCAGGAGCGTCGCTTGCTCCGTCCTCTGCTCGCAGCGTTGTTCCTGGTGCTTGCCGCACTGTTGTGGTTGTCACGGCATCAGTTGCTCTGGACCCAGAACGATGTTGTGGCAGGCGCAGGTTGGCTGGATGTGCATCTGGTGTTGCCACTTAGGGATGGGGGCACTGTTCTCCTTCTGTTTCTGTCGGCGACCACATGTCCCTGGCCGGGAGTGTCCTCGCGGCGGCGACGTGGTGTCAGGGGGGTGGTTGTTGCCTTGGCAATGGTGCTCTTGCTTGCCGAACTTCTTTTGGCACCCCTATTGCAGTGGATGGTGGTCCGCCCAAGAGAATTTCAGCTCGAGAAGCCGTTCCTCGGTCATGCCATTACAGCTACCCGCGATGCTTTTCAACTCGACGGCATGACGACGCGACCGTACAACCCGTCGAAGCAACTCGAGGCGGACGATCTGGTTCGAGGAGAAAGCACGTTAAAGAACATTCGTCTCTGGGACAGTCAACCGTTGCTGGCGTCGAATCGGCAACTTCAACAGCTCAGGGTGTATTACCGCTTCGCCAGAGCTGCAGTGGATCGCTATCCGTTGCGTCCTGATCGCAAGGAACGGCAGCAGGTGATGATGGCGGCACGGGAACTGGATCAAACAGCCCTTCCCAGGCGATCCAGAACTTGGCAGAACAGACATTTCGTGTTCACCCACGGCTTCGGTTTCACGCTTAATCCAGTGAATACGAGCGCGCCAGATGGTCTTCCTGATTATTTCATCAGTGATCTGGGAAGTTCAACCAGGATTGAAGGAAATCTTTCTCTTGGCATCACTCAAACCGACGTTAAGCGTGAAGTGCCGATTGGCCAAGCTGCACTGTATTTCGGCTTATTGCCCTCCCCGTACGCAGTGGCACCCACGCGAATCGAGGAATTTGATTATCCGGAGGGTGATCAGAATACTTACAACCATTACTCCGGATCAGCGGGGATCCCACTGTCCACGCTATGGCAGCGCATCACTGCGGCCACTTATCTCACTGATCCCAGACTGCTGAACACCGGTGCGTTGACGGCGCAATCCAAATTGCTTTTGAGGCGCGATGTAAAACAGAGGGTCAAGGCTTTGGCTCCATTCCTCACCTTCATGGGTGATCCGTATCTTGTATCCGTTCCGCTGGAAGATCCTCCTGAGGGTTATTCGAAGGATCAGCATCAGTATTGGATTGTTGATGGTTACACCACATCAAGGACCTATCCCTACGCAGCCACCCTTCCCGATGGACAACCCCTCCGCTATCTACGCAATTCGGTGAAGGTTATTGTGGATGCCTTCAACGGTAAAGTTCATTTTTATGTGAGTGAGAAAGAGGACCCAATCATCCGCGGTTGGAGCAAAATATTCCCTACGTTGTTTGAATCTTGGGATGCGATGCCCTCGACTCTTCGGGCCCATTTGATGGTTCCCAAGGATCAATTTGAGCTTCAGGTTCAGCAACTCTTGCGTTATCACGTCACTGATCCAAGGATTTTCTACAGCGGAGATGATGTCTGGCAGGTTCCACTTGAGCTCTACGGGCGCAAACAGATACCGGTTGCTCCCTATCACATCACCGCTCAGATCAAATCGAATGAACGATCTGAATTTCTGCTTCTTCAACCACTCACACCATTGGCTCGTCCCAATCTTTCGGCGTGGCTGGCTGCACGCAGTGATGGAGAGAATTATGGTGAATTGATTCTGTTGCGTTTCCCGAGCGATATTGCCACCTTTGGCCCTGAGCAAGTTCAGGCTTTAATCAATCAAAACCCTGAGATTAGTCAGCAATTCGGTCTGTGGGATAGAGCAGGTTCTCAGGTTGTTCAGGGAAACCTCCTGGTGGTTCCTGTCGGCGATTCGCTGCTATACGTGGAACCGATCTATCTCAAGGCGCGTCAGGGAGGTCTGCCGACGTTGACAAGGGTTGTTGTCAGTGATGGGCGACGCGTTGCGATGGCGAATGATCTCTGGCAAGGATTGCAGGCCCTTCTGAAGAATTCAGCGGAATCCGAGGGATAA
- a CDS encoding HAD-IA family hydrolase, protein MSQLQAVFWDVDGTLADTEMSGHRVAYNRAFAELGVDWNWDPALYAELLTIPGGTKRMQRFAEMSSVSLTPDLLQRLREAKQRHYLALIRSGAVQWRPGVLRLLKDLQQAGVQQWIVTSSGLASVQALLEVLNGFSAGPFCGWVTADDVRCSKPDPEPYLLALRRSGVDPDCAIALEDSAPGLRSARAAGLPCLLTPSPWDSALPMENHHATAVLDHFGAETSCRIFSGPPCEGGRVTLKYLEMLLDLGQG, encoded by the coding sequence ATGTCTCAACTGCAAGCCGTCTTTTGGGATGTGGACGGAACGCTTGCTGATACGGAGATGTCCGGCCATCGGGTGGCTTACAACCGTGCCTTCGCCGAGCTGGGTGTCGACTGGAACTGGGACCCTGCCCTGTATGCCGAGCTCTTGACCATTCCCGGGGGAACCAAGCGCATGCAGCGGTTTGCGGAGATGAGCTCTGTATCTCTGACACCGGACCTGCTCCAACGGTTACGCGAGGCCAAGCAGCGTCACTACCTCGCCTTGATTCGCTCCGGTGCCGTGCAGTGGCGACCAGGAGTGCTGCGGCTTCTCAAGGACCTTCAGCAGGCCGGTGTCCAGCAGTGGATCGTCACCAGCAGCGGACTTGCGTCCGTTCAGGCTCTTCTCGAGGTTCTGAACGGTTTCAGCGCAGGCCCTTTCTGCGGTTGGGTGACAGCGGACGATGTCCGTTGTTCAAAACCTGATCCAGAGCCCTATCTTCTTGCTCTTCGACGCAGTGGTGTCGATCCAGATTGCGCGATTGCCTTGGAAGACTCAGCACCCGGCTTGCGTTCGGCTCGTGCAGCGGGACTGCCTTGCTTGCTGACTCCATCCCCTTGGGACTCTGCACTGCCGATGGAGAATCACCATGCCACGGCAGTTTTGGATCACTTTGGAGCTGAAACCTCGTGCCGGATCTTCAGTGGGCCCCCTTGTGAAGGCGGCCGGGTCACGCTGAAGTATTTGGAGATGCTTCTTGATCTGGGTCAGGGATGA